Proteins encoded within one genomic window of Microbacterium soli:
- a CDS encoding DUF202 domain-containing protein: protein MGVNEEGRVGIDPGLQPERTALAWQRSALALAGGSVVTLRLLPPVIGIPALVLGFAGVALALAVLIGSHRRYRRRRAALASPLPAMLSSGASVAALSAGVLILGMLSLVFVLFRG, encoded by the coding sequence GTGGGCGTGAACGAGGAGGGGCGGGTCGGAATCGACCCGGGGCTGCAGCCCGAGCGCACCGCACTGGCCTGGCAGCGCAGCGCACTGGCCTTGGCGGGCGGTTCGGTGGTCACCCTGCGTCTGTTGCCGCCCGTCATCGGCATCCCCGCGCTCGTGCTCGGGTTCGCGGGCGTCGCGCTCGCGCTGGCGGTTCTCATCGGCTCGCACAGGCGCTATCGTCGTCGGCGGGCAGCGCTGGCCTCACCCCTTCCCGCCATGCTGAGCTCAGGCGCGTCGGTGGCGGCGCTGAGCGCAGGAGTCCTCATCCTCGGGATGCTCAGCCTGGTGTTCGTGCTCTTCCGCGGCTGA